One Mucilaginibacter ginkgonis genomic region harbors:
- the serC gene encoding 3-phosphoserine/phosphohydroxythreonine transaminase, whose product MKHNFGAGPGILPHEVLKQAAEGVVDFNGIGLSILEISHRSPEFEAVLAEAVKLVKELLNVPEGYSVLFLQGGASTQFALVPFNLLPQDGKAAYLETGVWANKALKEAKNFGNVEIIASSKADNFTYIPKDYTIPADASYFHITTNNTIYGTQLHEYPKSPVPMVADMSSDIFSHPINVADFGLIYAGAQKNMGPAGTTLVIVKNEILGKTGRTIPAMFDYPTQVEGGSMYNTPPVFAIYVSMLTLRWLKAKGGVEAIEKENKAKADALYVEIDRNPLFKAVCAKDDRSYMNVTFVCTNPEHEKAFLELCDEKDIVGVKGHRSVGGFRASIYNALPITSVHVLIDAMQEFAEKNK is encoded by the coding sequence GGTGCCGGTCCGGGCATCCTGCCTCACGAGGTATTAAAGCAAGCAGCAGAAGGCGTTGTTGATTTTAATGGTATTGGTTTATCTATCCTTGAAATATCGCACCGTTCGCCAGAGTTTGAAGCTGTGCTTGCCGAGGCTGTTAAATTAGTTAAGGAGTTGTTAAATGTACCCGAGGGGTATTCGGTATTGTTTTTGCAAGGCGGCGCAAGTACACAATTCGCGTTAGTGCCGTTTAACTTACTACCTCAGGACGGCAAAGCAGCTTATCTGGAAACAGGTGTATGGGCTAATAAGGCACTTAAAGAAGCAAAAAACTTCGGGAATGTCGAGATCATAGCTTCTTCAAAAGCTGATAATTTCACCTACATACCTAAAGATTACACTATCCCTGCGGACGCGTCATATTTCCATATTACAACCAATAATACGATATATGGAACGCAGCTGCATGAGTATCCTAAATCGCCGGTGCCAATGGTTGCAGATATGTCTTCAGATATTTTCAGCCATCCTATAAACGTTGCTGATTTTGGTTTGATCTACGCAGGGGCACAAAAGAACATGGGCCCGGCAGGAACTACCCTGGTAATTGTGAAAAATGAGATATTGGGTAAAACGGGCAGGACCATTCCAGCGATGTTCGATTATCCAACACAGGTAGAGGGTGGTTCTATGTATAACACCCCACCGGTATTTGCCATTTATGTGTCCATGCTTACCCTGCGCTGGTTAAAAGCCAAAGGTGGCGTCGAGGCGATCGAGAAAGAAAATAAAGCAAAAGCGGACGCACTCTATGTCGAGATAGACCGCAATCCATTGTTTAAAGCGGTGTGCGCTAAAGACGACCGCTCTTACATGAATGTAACCTTTGTATGTACTAATCCGGAGCATGAGAAAGCCTTTTTAGAACTTTGTGATGAAAAGGATATAGTAGGTGTAAAAGGCCACCGTAGCGTTGGCGGTTTCCGTGCGTCTATCTATAATGCATTACCTATCACCAGCGTACATGTGCTGATAGACGCGATGCAGGAGTTTGCGGAGAAAAATAAATAA